A DNA window from Microcystis aeruginosa NIES-843 contains the following coding sequences:
- a CDS encoding agmatinase family protein → MSEESTFQPPHLTEAEQALEKERHLPLTGWQQEVSQGLTYGLEAADSIRDRSIPTFSRGELPHYAGINTFMKAPYLEDVRNVGNYDVAIVGVPHDSGTTYRPGTRFGPQGIRRISALYTPYNFELGVDLREQITLCDLGDIFTIPANNEKSFDQISKGVAHVFSSGALPIILGGDHSIGFPTVRGICRHLGDKKVGIIHFDRHVDTQETDLDERMHTCPWFHATNMKNAPAKNLVQLGIGGWQVPRQGVKVCRERATNILTVTDIVERGIDAAAEFALERALDGTDCVWISFDIDCIDAGFVPGTGWPEPGGLLPREALALLGKIIQKAPICGMEVVEVSPPYDISDMTSLMATRVICDAMAHLVISGQLPRKEKPYYIHSDANMEVDEPWI, encoded by the coding sequence AACGCCATTTGCCCCTAACCGGTTGGCAACAGGAAGTTTCCCAGGGGTTAACCTACGGTTTAGAGGCGGCCGATAGTATTCGCGATCGCAGTATTCCCACCTTTTCCAGGGGTGAGTTACCCCACTATGCGGGAATTAACACCTTTATGAAGGCCCCCTATTTGGAAGATGTGCGGAATGTGGGCAATTATGACGTGGCAATCGTCGGTGTTCCCCATGATTCGGGGACAACTTACCGACCCGGAACTCGTTTTGGTCCCCAAGGAATTCGGCGGATTTCGGCCCTTTATACGCCCTACAATTTTGAATTAGGAGTAGATCTGCGCGAACAAATTACTCTCTGTGATCTGGGGGATATTTTCACCATTCCTGCTAATAATGAAAAGTCCTTCGATCAAATCTCGAAGGGGGTTGCCCATGTCTTTAGTTCTGGCGCCTTGCCGATTATTTTAGGGGGTGATCATTCCATTGGTTTTCCGACAGTGCGGGGTATTTGTCGGCATTTAGGGGATAAAAAAGTCGGTATTATTCACTTTGATCGCCATGTGGATACTCAGGAAACGGATTTAGATGAACGGATGCACACTTGCCCCTGGTTTCATGCCACCAATATGAAAAATGCTCCTGCTAAAAATCTCGTCCAATTAGGGATTGGTGGTTGGCAAGTTCCCCGTCAAGGTGTTAAAGTTTGCCGCGAGCGGGCCACTAATATTTTGACCGTCACCGACATTGTGGAACGAGGCATTGATGCGGCCGCCGAATTTGCCTTAGAACGAGCTTTAGATGGTACGGATTGCGTTTGGATTAGTTTCGATATTGATTGCATTGATGCCGGTTTTGTCCCCGGTACAGGTTGGCCAGAACCTGGCGGTTTATTACCCCGTGAAGCCTTAGCTTTATTAGGTAAAATTATTCAAAAAGCTCCCATTTGTGGTATGGAAGTGGTGGAAGTTTCCCCTCCCTACGATATTAGTGATATGACCTCTTTGATGGCTACCCGTGTTATTTGTGATGCCATGGCCCATCTGGTTATTTCAGGTCAATTACCCCGTAAAGAAAAGCCCTATTATATTCATTCTGATGCCAATATGGAGGTTGATGAACCTTGGATTTAA
- the hypA gene encoding hydrogenase maturation nickel metallochaperone HypA, with product MHETDMTKALIMTVRDWYDSQPEKLKIEKIHLMVGEFTCVEPVSLQFAFEVQTANTFLAGVELAIKNIPLIAYCHCCQKDYQPQIGQQYSCPTCRSPMEDIRSGRELKIDHIEYSLLF from the coding sequence ATGCACGAAACTGATATGACCAAGGCGTTAATTATGACAGTTCGAGATTGGTATGATAGCCAACCTGAAAAGCTCAAAATTGAAAAAATTCATCTCATGGTTGGTGAATTTACCTGTGTCGAACCGGTCAGTTTACAATTTGCCTTTGAAGTTCAAACTGCCAATACTTTTCTTGCCGGCGTGGAATTAGCTATTAAAAATATTCCCCTAATTGCTTATTGTCATTGCTGCCAAAAGGATTATCAACCCCAAATTGGCCAGCAATATTCCTGCCCAACTTGTCGATCGCCGATGGAGGATATTCGTTCAGGTCGAGAGTTAAAAATTGACCACATTGAATATTCTTTACTTTTTTAA
- the hypB gene encoding hydrogenase nickel incorporation protein HypB — MHQTFDAALEINLLHANQTGADHNREHFDEWGITCLNLMSSPGAGKTVLLEKTLAALKDQLKMAVIEGDMTTELDAERLRQYGVPVIAINTGRSCHLDSKMVAGGIHRFKEDYNPKEFDLLLVENVGNLVCPAEFEVGEHAKVALLSITEGEDKPLKYPIMFQEADCLIITKLDLAPYLEIDLKRLEANVRSMNPDVKIIALSAQTGEGLEEWLNWLKSQVNIPRFLNC; from the coding sequence ATGCACCAAACTTTTGACGCAGCCCTAGAAATTAATCTACTTCATGCCAATCAAACAGGAGCCGATCACAACCGGGAACATTTTGACGAGTGGGGCATTACCTGTTTAAACTTGATGAGTAGTCCCGGTGCGGGTAAAACTGTGTTATTGGAAAAAACCCTCGCAGCCTTAAAAGATCAATTAAAAATGGCTGTTATTGAAGGTGATATGACTACAGAACTAGATGCAGAGCGCCTGAGACAATATGGAGTTCCCGTGATTGCCATTAATACGGGTCGCTCCTGTCACTTAGATTCCAAAATGGTAGCCGGGGGAATTCATCGTTTCAAAGAAGATTATAACCCCAAAGAGTTTGATTTATTGTTGGTGGAAAATGTGGGAAATTTAGTTTGTCCCGCCGAATTTGAGGTAGGGGAACACGCTAAAGTTGCTCTATTAAGTATTACTGAAGGAGAAGATAAACCCCTCAAATATCCAATTATGTTTCAAGAAGCGGATTGTCTGATTATTACCAAATTAGATCTGGCTCCTTATTTAGAGATTGATTTAAAACGTTTAGAAGCAAATGTTCGTTCTATGAATCCCGATGTAAAGATTATTGCTCTTTCTGCTCAAACAGGAGAAGGTTTAGAAGAGTGGTTAAATTGGCTAAAAAGCCAAGTCAATATTCCGAGATTTTTGAATTGTTAA
- a CDS encoding ABC transporter substrate-binding protein, with amino-acid sequence MKRRNFFSLLLVFFSSLLLTVSCNQAPQQTPNASSSLSNTAPIVIGYSNWAGWWPWAIAEEEGLFAKNGANVQMKWFDGYLESLQALAAGQLDGNSQTLNDTIAFAGDAVNGQVAVLVNDNSSGNDKVIVTEEIKTIQDLKGKKVAVEEGVVGDFLLSLALEKEGMSRKDVQIVPMETGAAAAAFASGKVDAVAAFPPFWSTALKRKGSKELISSKAFPGAIPDLLVVSAKLIKEKPEQVQALVKTWFEVREFMAKNPQKADEIMAKRAGISPEELALYKEGTKFFTLEENLEAFSPGKTMKNMPFAAQKMADFMMEVGFIKKVPDLTTILDAQFVKALANQDKKS; translated from the coding sequence ATGAAACGGCGCAATTTTTTCTCCTTACTTCTCGTTTTTTTTAGTAGCTTACTACTGACCGTTAGTTGTAATCAAGCTCCTCAGCAAACCCCCAATGCAAGTAGTTCTCTGAGTAATACTGCCCCCATTGTCATTGGTTATAGTAACTGGGCCGGTTGGTGGCCATGGGCGATCGCTGAAGAAGAGGGATTATTTGCTAAAAATGGGGCTAATGTTCAAATGAAATGGTTTGATGGTTATCTTGAATCCTTACAAGCTTTGGCCGCCGGACAATTAGATGGAAATAGTCAAACTCTCAACGATACAATCGCTTTTGCGGGAGATGCAGTGAATGGTCAAGTTGCTGTTTTAGTCAATGATAACTCGTCAGGAAATGACAAAGTTATTGTCACAGAAGAGATTAAAACGATTCAAGATTTAAAAGGCAAAAAAGTTGCTGTTGAAGAAGGCGTTGTCGGTGACTTTCTCCTCAGTTTAGCCCTAGAAAAAGAAGGAATGAGCCGTAAAGATGTGCAAATTGTCCCCATGGAAACAGGGGCTGCTGCCGCCGCTTTTGCATCGGGAAAAGTCGATGCAGTGGCCGCTTTTCCACCCTTTTGGTCAACGGCCCTTAAACGAAAAGGTTCTAAAGAATTAATTAGTTCTAAAGCTTTTCCAGGTGCTATTCCTGATTTATTAGTTGTCAGTGCCAAATTAATCAAAGAAAAACCAGAACAGGTTCAGGCTCTCGTCAAAACCTGGTTTGAGGTTCGAGAGTTTATGGCTAAAAATCCCCAAAAAGCCGATGAGATTATGGCCAAGCGTGCGGGCATTAGCCCAGAAGAATTGGCCTTATATAAAGAGGGAACGAAGTTTTTCACCTTAGAAGAAAACCTAGAAGCCTTTAGTCCGGGGAAAACCATGAAAAATATGCCCTTTGCCGCTCAAAAAATGGCTGATTTTATGATGGAAGTTGGCTTTATTAAAAAAGTCCCCGATCTAACAACCATTCTAGATGCCCAATTTGTCAAGGCGTTGGCAAATCAAGACAAAAAATCCTAA
- a CDS encoding ABC transporter permease: protein MTTTPKTLPQSTFWRITEDIPESLKWTLMVSSIIVPLILWLLISSFAGIESVFLPSPLAVIQALGKLAEQGFLIQDTITSFLRVVGGFFLGGLFAIPLGILMGTFPSIRSLMEPIIGVVRYMPAPAFIPLLVIYLGIGETSKIMLIFIGTIFFNTLMIMDAVKFIPRELIEVTYTLGGTRKQVLFKVITPYIIPNVIDTFRVNMAAAWNLVVVAELVAADNGLGKRILLAQKFLRTDEIFACLIVLGIIGFALDLSFRLFLQWTCKWSITR, encoded by the coding sequence ATGACCACAACACCTAAAACGCTTCCTCAAAGCACTTTTTGGCGGATTACCGAGGATATTCCCGAATCCCTCAAATGGACTTTAATGGTTTCCTCTATTATTGTCCCGCTGATTTTATGGTTACTAATCTCTAGTTTTGCGGGCATTGAATCCGTATTTTTGCCTTCTCCTTTAGCCGTTATTCAGGCCTTAGGAAAATTGGCAGAACAGGGCTTTTTAATTCAAGATACTATTACCAGTTTTTTACGAGTAGTTGGAGGCTTTTTTTTAGGAGGATTGTTTGCTATTCCCCTAGGGATTTTAATGGGAACTTTTCCGAGTATTCGTAGTTTAATGGAACCGATCATTGGCGTTGTCCGTTATATGCCCGCTCCTGCTTTTATTCCCCTATTGGTTATTTATTTGGGTATTGGAGAAACATCAAAAATTATGCTGATTTTTATCGGGACAATTTTCTTTAATACCCTGATGATTATGGATGCAGTTAAGTTCATTCCCCGTGAATTGATCGAAGTAACTTATACCCTTGGAGGAACTCGAAAACAGGTTTTATTTAAAGTGATTACTCCCTATATTATTCCTAATGTTATCGATACTTTTCGTGTTAATATGGCGGCCGCATGGAATTTGGTAGTGGTGGCGGAATTGGTGGCGGCCGATAATGGATTAGGCAAACGGATTTTATTGGCCCAGAAATTTCTGAGAACCGATGAAATTTTTGCCTGTTTAATTGTCCTGGGAATTATTGGCTTTGCCCTAGATTTAAGTTTTCGTTTGTTTTTGCAGTGGACTTGTAAATGGTCAATTACTCGTTAA
- a CDS encoding ABC transporter ATP-binding protein, with product MHLEITQLNKIFTTKRGAVVALKDINLHVESAEFVCAVGASGSGKSTLLRMIAGLELPTSGKITVDGVEVTGPGADRGMVFQNYTLYPWMTIQKNVEFGLKLQGLSTKECWEVACYYLDIVGLTQFANAYPRELSGGMKQRVAIARSLACHPKVLLMDEPFAALDVQTKERMHEYLIEIWQKIRCSILMITHDVDEAVFLAQRIYVLTARPGTIQRELTINLPVDRNYKIKRQAQFYDYTDEIYGLLRGEKS from the coding sequence ATGCACTTAGAAATTACTCAACTCAATAAAATTTTCACCACTAAACGAGGTGCTGTGGTCGCTCTGAAAGATATTAATTTACACGTTGAAAGTGCTGAATTTGTCTGTGCGGTCGGGGCCTCTGGTTCGGGAAAATCAACTTTGTTGCGAATGATTGCGGGTTTAGAGCTGCCCACTTCCGGCAAAATTACCGTTGATGGTGTTGAAGTGACAGGGCCAGGAGCCGATCGCGGCATGGTTTTTCAAAATTATACACTCTATCCCTGGATGACGATCCAAAAAAATGTTGAATTTGGCTTAAAACTACAGGGATTATCGACAAAAGAATGCTGGGAAGTGGCCTGTTATTATCTGGATATTGTCGGTTTAACTCAATTCGCTAATGCTTACCCTAGAGAACTATCGGGTGGGATGAAACAACGGGTTGCGATCGCCCGCTCTCTTGCCTGTCATCCCAAAGTCTTATTAATGGACGAACCTTTTGCCGCTTTAGATGTACAAACCAAAGAAAGAATGCACGAATATTTAATTGAAATTTGGCAAAAAATTAGGTGTAGTATTTTAATGATTACCCATGATGTGGATGAAGCGGTTTTTTTGGCTCAACGTATTTATGTTTTGACTGCTAGGCCAGGGACTATACAACGGGAATTAACAATTAATTTACCCGTAGATCGTAATTATAAAATTAAACGACAAGCTCAGTTTTATGACTATACGGATGAAATTTACGGCCTGCTACGGGGTGAGAAATCCTAG
- a CDS encoding orange carotenoid-binding protein produces the protein MPFTIESARSIFPNTLSADVVPATIARFNQLNTEDQLALIWFAYLEMGKTITVAAPGAASMVFAEKTMNEIRQMSPLQQSQVMCDLANHADTPICRTYGTWSANIKLGFWYQLGQWMEDGSVAPIPKGYQLSANASAVLDGIKKLESGQQITVLRNCVVDMGYDPKKLGDYNRISEPVVPPQNIAERTKVSIEGVTNATVLNYMDNLNANDFDVLIELFTPDGALQPPFQRPIVGKEAVYRFFREECQNLKLIPECGVVEPADDGFTQIKVTGKVQTPWFGAGVGMNMAWRFLLTPDNKIFFVAIDLLASPKELLNFARG, from the coding sequence ATGCCGTTTACGATCGAATCAGCGCGGAGCATTTTCCCCAACACGCTATCAGCGGATGTGGTTCCTGCCACGATTGCGCGTTTCAATCAGCTGAATACCGAAGATCAACTAGCCTTGATTTGGTTTGCCTATCTAGAAATGGGCAAAACCATCACCGTTGCCGCCCCTGGCGCTGCTAGTATGGTGTTTGCCGAAAAAACCATGAATGAAATTCGGCAGATGTCACCCCTGCAACAGTCGCAGGTGATGTGCGACTTAGCGAACCATGCTGACACCCCGATTTGTCGTACCTACGGCACTTGGTCTGCTAATATCAAACTGGGATTCTGGTATCAATTAGGACAATGGATGGAAGATGGCAGTGTTGCCCCAATTCCCAAGGGTTATCAACTATCTGCTAATGCCAGCGCCGTTTTAGACGGGATTAAAAAATTAGAGTCTGGACAACAAATCACCGTTCTGCGGAATTGTGTGGTCGATATGGGCTATGATCCCAAGAAACTGGGCGATTATAACCGTATTTCCGAACCCGTGGTTCCTCCCCAAAATATTGCCGAACGGACCAAAGTTAGCATTGAAGGCGTTACCAATGCCACCGTCCTCAACTATATGGACAACCTCAACGCCAATGACTTTGATGTATTAATTGAATTATTCACCCCTGACGGCGCTCTGCAACCACCTTTCCAACGTCCCATCGTCGGTAAAGAGGCAGTATATCGCTTTTTCCGCGAAGAATGCCAAAATTTGAAATTAATCCCCGAATGCGGCGTAGTGGAACCCGCCGATGACGGTTTTACTCAGATTAAAGTGACGGGAAAAGTACAAACCCCCTGGTTTGGTGCGGGTGTGGGTATGAATATGGCATGGCGCTTCCTCCTAACTCCTGATAATAAAATTTTCTTCGTAGCGATCGATTTATTAGCTTCTCCGAAAGAATTATTAAACTTTGCCCGTGGCTAA
- a CDS encoding alpha/beta hydrolase, translating into MFKNLLLPLGISIFLGVCQSLSAAESAIIKYYIFQGSVSVSELKQLSETGELAPALAAQLKMANQKPEEFRKILNRRVAVDAVFLSKFLNSFFGESLLDYAAEIVHTPNRAASRQALRGSLVTSALNDNEIQIIEVLDNYPTSEVHVDGNRLLDLINQIESVLKKMPRLPF; encoded by the coding sequence ATGTTCAAAAATCTTTTACTTCCTCTAGGAATATCTATCTTTCTCGGTGTTTGTCAGTCTTTGTCAGCCGCCGAATCAGCTATCATCAAATACTACATCTTCCAAGGGTCTGTATCGGTATCAGAATTAAAGCAATTGAGCGAAACAGGCGAATTAGCTCCCGCTTTAGCGGCACAATTAAAGATGGCTAACCAAAAACCCGAAGAATTCCGTAAAATCCTTAATCGTCGGGTAGCGGTGGATGCCGTCTTTCTTTCCAAATTTCTTAATAGTTTTTTTGGCGAAAGTTTGCTAGATTATGCCGCCGAAATTGTCCACACCCCCAATCGGGCTGCTAGTCGGCAAGCTTTACGGGGTTCCTTAGTCACTTCTGCCCTCAACGATAACGAGATTCAAATCATCGAAGTCCTCGACAATTATCCCACCAGCGAGGTTCATGTGGATGGCAATCGTCTGCTGGATTTAATCAACCAAATTGAATCAGTATTGAAAAAAATGCCCCGTTTACCTTTCTGA
- a CDS encoding DNA adenine methylase produces the protein MTTSLSQRKTVSGKPFLKWAGGKTQLVPNILSLINSQISQNCQFNYIEPFVGGGAVLFSVLNNFSSVQKVIINDINPDLIMAYNVIKNNVKELIVKLKKIQQDFYELKNLEEQQKFFLDKRIEFNSRSCDDDLEKTVLLLFLNKTCFNGLYRVNSKGLFNVPFGKYVKPLICNEENLLAVNHHLQKVTILQGDFVQTLNYANNKTLFYFDPPYKPIKKTSAFTSYTKEDFNDEEQIRLKQFIDQVDQAGYKFILSNSDLKNFDSDNNFFDDLYKDYNIQRVKARRNINSQGNNRGEIWELLINN, from the coding sequence ATGACCACTTCTTTGTCTCAAAGGAAAACAGTTAGCGGCAAACCTTTTTTAAAGTGGGCGGGAGGCAAAACTCAACTGGTTCCCAATATTCTATCTTTGATTAATTCCCAGATTTCTCAAAATTGTCAGTTTAACTACATTGAACCTTTTGTCGGAGGTGGGGCAGTTTTATTCTCAGTCTTAAATAATTTTTCTTCTGTCCAAAAAGTTATTATTAATGACATCAATCCTGATTTAATCATGGCTTATAATGTTATTAAAAATAATGTCAAAGAATTAATAGTCAAGCTTAAAAAAATTCAGCAGGATTTTTATGAACTTAAAAATCTAGAGGAACAACAAAAGTTTTTTTTGGATAAAAGAATAGAATTTAATTCTCGCAGCTGCGATGACGATCTAGAAAAAACAGTTTTGTTATTATTTCTCAATAAAACTTGTTTTAATGGACTTTATAGAGTCAATAGCAAAGGACTCTTTAATGTCCCTTTTGGAAAATATGTCAAACCATTGATCTGCAATGAAGAAAACTTATTAGCTGTCAACCATCATTTACAGAAAGTGACGATCCTACAAGGGGATTTTGTCCAAACCCTAAATTATGCCAATAACAAGACTTTATTTTATTTTGATCCTCCCTATAAACCGATTAAAAAAACATCAGCTTTTACCTCTTATACTAAAGAAGATTTTAACGATGAGGAGCAAATAAGATTAAAACAATTTATCGATCAAGTGGATCAGGCCGGTTATAAATTTATTTTAAGTAATTCCGACCTTAAAAACTTTGACTCTGACAATAATTTTTTTGATGATTTATATAAAGATTATAATATTCAAAGGGTAAAAGCCCGACGAAATATTAATTCCCAGGGCAATAATAGGGGAGAAATCTGGGAATTACTGATCAATAATTGA
- a CDS encoding type II restriction enzyme encodes MNKNISSRDRGWQAVFDRYNLHDHDFCNHPYFIKAEQIKAATKHFETTGEREVRILCKQDTRESRPEVFKKLGLFILPVKNGEYVILKGEGYVDIPIIETPIENYQTLLDFQLETSLIGDSEMQHLDFAYASSLIRHFIKDNSLVLTIRGRKYTPEFTLKINDHVLKIKGVQTEVDAGYEGKNQIVLIEAKNLSIDNVIIRQLYYPSRQWQLHTKKKIVTLFFAKKSNIYYLWKFEFENPDNYNSIKLVDSARFEIIS; translated from the coding sequence ATGAATAAAAATATTTCTTCAAGAGATCGAGGGTGGCAAGCTGTATTCGATAGATACAACTTGCACGATCATGATTTTTGTAACCATCCTTATTTTATTAAGGCTGAACAGATTAAAGCAGCAACAAAACATTTTGAAACTACAGGGGAAAGAGAAGTAAGAATTTTATGTAAACAAGATACAAGAGAAAGCCGTCCAGAAGTTTTTAAAAAGCTAGGATTGTTTATTTTACCAGTCAAGAATGGAGAGTATGTGATCTTAAAGGGCGAGGGTTATGTTGATATTCCTATCATAGAAACACCCATAGAAAATTATCAAACTTTATTAGATTTTCAATTAGAAACTTCTTTGATAGGTGATTCAGAAATGCAACATCTGGACTTCGCTTACGCATCGAGTCTAATTCGTCACTTTATCAAAGATAATAGCCTAGTATTAACCATTCGTGGTAGAAAATATACCCCTGAATTTACACTAAAAATTAATGATCATGTTCTTAAAATTAAAGGTGTACAAACAGAGGTGGATGCAGGATATGAAGGCAAGAACCAAATTGTCCTGATTGAAGCCAAAAACTTAAGTATAGACAATGTAATTATCAGACAGTTGTATTATCCATCTAGACAATGGCAACTGCATACTAAAAAGAAAATTGTTACACTATTTTTTGCTAAGAAATCAAATATATATTATTTATGGAAATTCGAGTTTGAAAATCCAGACAATTATAATAGTATTAAGCTGGTGGACTCAGCGAGATTTGAAATCATAAGCTAA
- a CDS encoding type II toxin-antitoxin system HicB family antitoxin, giving the protein MKGEFTAIIEAATEGGYWAICPEIPGANGQGETIEEAKES; this is encoded by the coding sequence ATGAAAGGGGAGTTTACTGCTATCATTGAAGCGGCAACAGAAGGGGGATACTGGGCGATTTGTCCTGAAATCCCAGGTGCAAATGGTCAAGGAGAAACCATTGAAGAAGCCAAGGAAAGCTAA
- a CDS encoding DALR anticodon-binding domain-containing protein: MNFICNHPSIEHCLKQQLINIFPENNHKLTFYRCSKTDSVLYRSPLFYYFTSAQCQTIFNHLIVLFPQIQLREGWLELLLDQQFLSFWLLKLNDLIDQFFSDELPLHPRGEFFFLFQYTHARYSSLLQLLNREKIRLIESELLSWHHPAEIALILQILTVCDCWERQKPYPLTANFCEAMLNFERNCRIIGESSPIQRSRLILISVSQKLLNRLLRQKWQLLPMTEL, encoded by the coding sequence ATGAATTTTATCTGCAATCATCCCTCGATCGAGCATTGTTTAAAACAACAATTAATTAATATTTTTCCAGAAAACAACCATAAATTAACTTTCTATCGTTGCTCAAAAACTGATAGTGTCCTCTATCGTTCACCTCTGTTTTATTATTTTACGTCCGCTCAATGTCAAACCATATTTAACCATTTAATCGTCCTTTTTCCGCAAATTCAGCTTAGGGAAGGATGGCTAGAATTATTATTAGATCAGCAATTTTTGTCCTTTTGGTTACTGAAACTAAACGATTTAATCGATCAATTTTTCTCGGATGAGCTTCCTCTCCATCCCAGAGGAGAATTTTTCTTTTTATTTCAATACACTCACGCTCGCTATTCTAGTTTGTTACAACTGCTCAATCGGGAAAAAATTAGATTAATCGAGTCTGAACTATTATCCTGGCATCATCCCGCCGAAATAGCCTTAATCCTGCAAATTTTAACCGTTTGTGATTGTTGGGAACGCCAGAAACCCTATCCCCTAACCGCAAATTTTTGCGAGGCAATGCTCAATTTTGAGCGTAACTGTCGCATTATCGGAGAATCGTCCCCAATTCAGCGATCGAGATTAATCCTGATTAGCGTCAGTCAAAAACTACTTAACCGTCTTCTCCGTCAAAAATGGCAACTGCTGCCGATGACGGAACTATAA
- a CDS encoding AbrB/MazE/SpoVT family DNA-binding domain-containing protein encodes MTVANSSLSQQYILDIEPEGRLTLPQEIQQILNLQSGDRLILTLEDSGNLQLVSLKQQVKKLRGLLKDKSPDRNLVDELIQERRQEYLSE; translated from the coding sequence ATGACAGTTGCTAATTCATCACTTTCTCAACAATACATACTTGATATTGAACCAGAAGGACGTTTAACTTTACCCCAAGAAATCCAACAAATTCTTAATTTACAATCTGGAGATAGATTAATCTTAACTCTGGAAGATAGCGGCAACCTCCAATTAGTCAGCCTCAAACAACAAGTTAAAAAATTAAGAGGTTTATTAAAAGATAAATCACCTGATAGAAATTTAGTAGATGAACTTATTCAAGAACGCAGACAGGAGTATTTAAGTGAATAA